CCGGTCCGGCTCCGCATAGAAGTGGAACTCGTCCATCACCACCTGGCCGACGTCGGCCTGGGCGCCCTCGCGCAACGCCAGGTTCGCCAGGATCTCGGCGGTGCAGCAGATGATCGGGGCGTCCGCGTTCACGCTGGCGTCGCCGGTCAGCATGCCGACGTTGTGCGCGCCGAAGATCTCGCAGAGGGCGAAGAACTTCTCGCTGACCAGCGCCTTGATCGGCGCGGTGTAGAAGGTGGTGCGCCCGTCGGCCAGGGCGGCGAAGTGCGCGCCGGCGGCGACCAGGCTCTTGCCCGAGCCGGTCGGGGTGTTCAGGATGACGTTGGCTCCGGTCGCGATCTCGATCAGCGACTCCTCCTGGTGCGGGTACAGGGTCAGGCCCTGCTCCTCCACCCAGGCCTGGAAGGCCTCGAAGACGGCGTCGGGTTCGGCATTGCCGGGAAGGCGATCGGTCAGCGTCATGATCCTGCAAGTCTGTCATTCCGGGGGCGGCACCGCGTCAAGGGGAGGTTGTAAGGTTTCCCGCCGTGGGACTTCCTGTGCCGGCGCCGGCCTCCGACGGTGACCGCGAGCGAGTGGCCGAGTTGCTCCAGCGAGCGTGCGGTGAGGGCCGGCTCACCCTGGAGGAGTTCAGCGTCCGGGTCGGCGCGGTGTGGGCCGCCGAGACCGACGTCGAGCTGGCGAGAGCGACCGAGGGCCTGGCCGCGCAGCCGATCGTCGGGTCGGCCAGCACGGTCGACAAGGTGGTGACGGTCTTCAGCTCGACCCGGCGGCGCGGCCGCTGGCGGCTGCGTGACCGGACGGTCCGGGCGACCACCGTGTTCGGCTCCACCGAGCTGGACCTGCGCGCCGTGCTGACCGGCTCGGACGTCATCGAGATCACCGGCCGGTGCGTGTTCGGCGAGCTGACCGTGATCGTGCCGGAGGGCGTCGAGGTCGACCTGACCGGGACGAACGCGTTCAGCGCGCACGACCTGCGGCTGGCCCCGGTGCCGCGGCTGGCCGGCACGCCGGAGGTCCGGGTGAACGTCGACGCCTGGTTCTCCGCCATCACGGTGAAGTCCAAGCCGCCGGAGATCACTCGCTGAGCAGGTCCCGCAGCAGCTGCTCGTCCTGGGCGTCCAGGTTGCCGACGAAGCGCCGCAGCACCGACGCCCGATCCGCCTCGACGGCGAGCAGCCGGCTCATCCGGTCGGCGACCAGGCCGGCCGGGCCGTCCGGCGCGCCGTAACGGAACGCGCGGCCGTCGCGGACCCGGGACGCCGAACCCTTCTCGTAGAGCCGGGTGAGCGTGGTGACCACGGTGCTGTACGACAACTCGCCGGTCGGGTCGAGGCGATCGCGCACCTCGCCGGGCGTCAGCGGCTGCTCGGCCTCGCCCAGCACGGTCATGATCTCCGTCTCCAGCTGGCCGGGCCGGCGACGGCCGCGCATCTCGCTCACGGGCAGACCCTATCGATACCTGCTGTGAACCTGCTCCGGTGCCAGCGGGATGGTCACCCGGCCGTTGCGGTCCCACCGCTCCAGCGTCCACCAGGTGCCCTGCCGGCGAACCGTGACCTGGACGTTCGTGGACTCGCCGTGCCAGGCCGCGCCGCCCGCGGTGACACCGAAGCGGCCCCGGGCGAAGATGCCGACCTTGGCGAGGACGGCGCAGGCCCGGCAGCGGCCGTCCTCGGTCACCACGCAGTCGCCGCAGGCCGCGCCCTGGCACAGAGCGCATGCGCGGACCGTTTCGGTGCAGGCGGCGCAGGTCGGTCGCAGGCAGTGCGTGCACCACTGGAGCACGCCGGCCAGGTGGTGGTTCCGGCAGGGCTGAAGGGTGCTGTGCGGCGTGCCGTCGGGGTCCAGCACGTATCCCTGGGTCCGGCCCGGGGCCACGTCGTAGACCACCTGGGCCCGGAAGCCGTCCGGCAGCTCCCAGGTCTCGGCGACGTGCAGCCCGACCGCGATCCGGACCACGTCGACGGGTGTGCGGCGCAGCCGGCGCAGCAGCGAGGCGGTCAGGTCCTCGGGCAGATCCAGCGGGGCGGCGGGAGCCTGGGCGGGTGGGGCGCCGACGGCGAACCGGGCCTCGGCGGGCTCCATCTCGTCGCCCTGCGGGTGCTCGACGATCCGCGGCACGACGAGTTGCTGGACTCGATGGGCGCCCGGGACGTGAATGCCGGTGAAGCTCTCCCGGCCGGTGACGGCGGTGACGTCGGCGAGGCGTCCCGGCGCCAGCAGGGCGGCGCCGATCGCGCCGCGGGACATGTCGTCCGGCGACTTGCTCAGGCCGTGCCAGGCGGGGCGGTCACCGTCGTGCCGAACGCCCAGCTGGGCGTGCCGGCCGACCCGGGCCAGGACGGCCTCCCACTCGCCGAGCCGCGCCTGCGCGACGATCTCCGGCTCCGGCAGCCAGTCCTCGACCGCCCAGGCCACCGGGCCCGCCGGCGCCTGCCAGGCGGCGACCGTCTCGCCGCGCACGAGGCCACCGTCGTCGATCCCGGTCGCGTCGTCGAGGATCAGGCGGCTCACACCGTCCGATCTTAGGGCGGGGCGTACGCGTACTGTGGGGGCCGGTCCTGTCCGCGTCCGGAGATCAGACTGCCCTAGTGATCGCCATTGTTCTCGCCCGCCGGCTGACGCACCCCGGCGTCGGCCGACCACGCCGTGCCGTGGCATGACGTCATCACCCCCGCCACCCGAGCGGACCGAGCCGGCCGCCCGGCCGGCGAAACCGCGGGGCCGGAGCGGGCCGCCACTGCCCATGCACCGGGCGGTGCTCGCGCTCGGACTGCTCTCGGCCGGGCCGCCGCTGGTGATCCACGACGGCTGGGCGGGCGCGCTGCCGGCGGCGGCCGCGGCCGGTTACGCCGTCTACCTGGTCGGCGGCAAACGCTGGCCCCGCCCGCGCCGCCGCCGGCGATGACGGTGGTCTTTCAGGGCTTGCCCTTGCCCTTGGCCTTGCCCTTCTGCTTGCCCTTGTCCTTGGCTTTCGGCGCGGGTTCGGGCTTCTTCGCGGGCTGCGCGGGCTTGGCCACCGGCCTCGGCGCGCCGACCAGGGTTAGCTTGACCGTCCGGGTGACCGGCGTGCTGACCGGCGACGGCACCGGGCTGCTCGGGGCCGGCGCGGCTGCCGCGGGCGTCGGCGTGCTGGGTTCGCCCGCATCCGCGACCGCGAGGCCGGTCACCGCGACCAGGGCGGCGGCCGTGCCGCAGACGGCCAGGGCGCGCCGGCGGGGCGACGGCGTCCGGACCGTCGCCGGCGGCCGGGCCGCGATCTCGCTCAGAGCCCGGGCCAGTTCCGCGGCGGCCGGCCGCTCGTCGGGCGCCTTCGCCAGGCAGCGGGCGACCAGCCCGGCCACGGCGGGCGGCAGTCCCGGCACGTCCGGCAGCGGCGCCGGCTCGGCGTAGTAGTGCGCCCGGAGCATCTGGGTGGCCGTCGACGCGTCCCACGGCATCCGGCCGGCCAGGCACTGGTAGAGCAGCAGGCCGAGCGCGTACACGTCGGTGGCCGGACGGACCGGGCCGCCACGGATCCGCTCCGGGGCCAGGTAGGCGGGCGTTCCCAGCACCTGGCCCTGGTCCTCGTCGGTCGCGCCGGCCGCGGCCGAGATGCCGAAGTCGACGAGTTTCACCCCGGACGGGCCGACCATGACGTTGCCCGGTTTGACGTCGCGGTGCACCACCCCGCGCTCGTGCGCGGCGGCCAGCGCGGCCGCCACCTGGGCACCGATCAGCACCGCCCGCCGCCAGGGCAGCGCGGTCCCGCCCAGCAGCTCGGTCAGGGTGCGGCCGTCGACCAGTTCCATGACGACGTACGGCAGCACCGCCCCGCGGTACGCCGTCTCGCCGTAGTCGTACACCTGCACCACCGTGGCATGGCGCAGCCCGGCCGCGGCCCGCGCCTCGGCGTGCAGCTGGCGCAGCAGCCGCGGGTCGGCGGTGAGCCGCGCCGAGAGCACCTTGACGGCCACTTCCCGCCCGAGCACCTCGTCCTCGGCGCGCCACACCACCGACATGCCGCCCTGGCCCAGGCGCCCCAGAAGCCGATACCGTCCGTCGATCAGCACACCGTTCTCCACGAACCGTGCCGTTGCCCAGCGCCCGCGCGTCCAAACCTCGCCGCCGACCGGCGAACTGCTCACACCATCCCCGCTGCCGCGACGCCGCCCGCCCGCTTCCGCATCATTTTCCGGTACGACTGGGCGTCCCGTGCGAGTCGGCTCGCCAGGCCGCCACCCCTCCGGACCGCCACGCGTGTCATGCGGGCCCGCTGCCCCTCACCGGCTGGTCCTGGTGGCCCTATCGGGCGTCCCGATAGGGCCACCAGGACCAGCCTTCACCGCAACGCTGCTGGCCGGCATGTCTGGCAGTGGATTCCGATCCACCAGTTCACCCGGGCAGTTGGGCGAGCCCGGCGCTCACGGCAGCAATTCGCGCACTTGCGCCCAGACCACAAGTCGATCCTTGGTGGCGCCGGGCCGGAGGAGGTCGACGAGTCTGTCCAGGTGTGCTGTCAGGATCTTCTGCCGGCGTAGCTCGCCTATCTGCTCGATCGGGAGGTCACGCCAGTTCGCGGACATGGTGCGAGCCCGCTCGGGATCGACAGTGAGCGCCGCGAGGGTGTCGGTGGCGAGGATTTCGGGATTCCAGTCCGGGTCCTCATCAGGGCCGAGATGCTGGATGACCCAGGCGCGCAGCATGAAGGCTTGGTTGGCCATCCGGACCTGTTCCCATGGGTCGTCGCCATGCAGCCGCTCGTTGGCGTGCAGGGACAGCTTGGCCCACCGCAGGCGAGCGAGTCTCGATGCGTCGGACCAGTAGGCGCGATTTTGGGCGATCACCCGGACCTGCTCCAGTTCCTCGCCGTTCCGCGCGGCGGTGAAGGCTTCGAGCCGATCGACTGGCCAGGTGTCGAGCTCTCGGATCGGTCCACCGTGACCAGCGTCCTTGGTCAAGGTTCCCCATTTCTGACCGTGGGCAGAGCGAGGCCGACGGTAGCGCTTCGAGCAGCAGGATGCCGGATCGCTTCCAGCAGTCACCGAACCTGTTGTCAGCGATACCGGCGTCGAAGCAGCGTAGTGTTCTGCCCCGGCTGCGGCCATGCGACGGCCGAGATGACAGAAGGAGTGATCGTGAGCGAGGCATTCGGCCTGGTCGTCCAGTTCACGTTGCATGATGAGCCGGCTGCCGCGGCGTTCGACGCTCTGGTGGAACGCACGGTGGCAGGTATCGCGACGCAGGAACCGGGCACCGTGGCCTACCTGGTGCACCGAGTGGCCGACCGGCCGCTCGTTCGTGTCTTCTACGAGTTGTACGCCGACAAGGCCGCGTTCGACGCCCATGAACAGCAGCCTCACACGGTGCGCTTCCTGGCCGAACGCGGCCAGTTCGTGAGCCGTTTCGAAGTGACCTGGCTGCAAGCGCCCGCGGGAAAGATGCCGGCGGTGTAAGGCCGCCGGGAAACTCTCGCGTATCCACCGGCCGCGATGGCGAGAAGCCGACGATCTCGCGCCGTTCCGCGGGGGCGCTTGGGCTTTTCAAAGGTTCCTGGGCTGGTCCCCACGGCCCTATCCGGCAACCCGACAGGGCCACAGGAGCCAGCCCACGTCCCTCGGCTGGTCACCACGGCCCTATCCGGCAACCCGACAGGGCCACAGGAACCAGCCCGCGTCCCTCGGCTGGTCCCCACCGCCCTATCCGGCAACCCAACAGGGCCACAGGAGCCAGCCCGTACCTGTGCGGCGCTGTGGTCACGGGTCGTGCGTGGACGATCGGGAGGACGGGTCCGCCCGGCCGGGACACACCCGTGGGTCGCGGGTCGGTCTGGGGTGGGACTGCCTCGCGCGTGCGGCGGGGCGGGGTGCGGCGGGGCCGGTGGGCAAGGGGGGGCGGTGCAGGGCGTACCGAAGGGTCAGGGGTTTGGGGGGCGGCGGACCCGGGCGTTCAGGCCGGCCGCGAGCAGGGTGGTCCGGGTTTCGGCGAGGCCGGCGGTGAAGTCGCTGCTGTCCTGGGTGTAGTAGCGGGCGAAGAACCAGCGTGGGACGCGGGCGGCGCGGCGGCGGGAGAGGAAGAGCTGGTCCTGGACCTGGCGGGCCATGCGGCAGAGGTCGCGGTTGGTTTCCGGGTCGAGGTTGGCGTGGGCCAGCTG
Above is a genomic segment from Actinoplanes ianthinogenes containing:
- a CDS encoding putative quinol monooxygenase; its protein translation is MSEAFGLVVQFTLHDEPAAAAFDALVERTVAGIATQEPGTVAYLVHRVADRPLVRVFYELYADKAAFDAHEQQPHTVRFLAERGQFVSRFEVTWLQAPAGKMPAV
- a CDS encoding BlaI/MecI/CopY family transcriptional regulator, with translation MRGRRRPGQLETEIMTVLGEAEQPLTPGEVRDRLDPTGELSYSTVVTTLTRLYEKGSASRVRDGRAFRYGAPDGPAGLVADRMSRLLAVEADRASVLRRFVGNLDAQDEQLLRDLLSE
- a CDS encoding serine/threonine-protein kinase: MLIDGRYRLLGRLGQGGMSVVWRAEDEVLGREVAVKVLSARLTADPRLLRQLHAEARAAAGLRHATVVQVYDYGETAYRGAVLPYVVMELVDGRTLTELLGGTALPWRRAVLIGAQVAAALAAAHERGVVHRDVKPGNVMVGPSGVKLVDFGISAAAGATDEDQGQVLGTPAYLAPERIRGGPVRPATDVYALGLLLYQCLAGRMPWDASTATQMLRAHYYAEPAPLPDVPGLPPAVAGLVARCLAKAPDERPAAAELARALSEIAARPPATVRTPSPRRRALAVCGTAAALVAVTGLAVADAGEPSTPTPAAAAPAPSSPVPSPVSTPVTRTVKLTLVGAPRPVAKPAQPAKKPEPAPKAKDKGKQKGKAKGKGKP
- a CDS encoding DUF1707 SHOCT-like domain-containing protein; its protein translation is MGLPVPAPASDGDRERVAELLQRACGEGRLTLEEFSVRVGAVWAAETDVELARATEGLAAQPIVGSASTVDKVVTVFSSTRRRGRWRLRDRTVRATTVFGSTELDLRAVLTGSDVIEITGRCVFGELTVIVPEGVEVDLTGTNAFSAHDLRLAPVPRLAGTPEVRVNVDAWFSAITVKSKPPEITR